TGCAAACTAGCCCACGCGGCGGGCGCCAAGGTGGCCACCAGGGCATAGTCATCACCGCCGTGCAAAGCCAGTGTCTGCGCCTCGCCCGGCGGCAGCGCGCGCAGCGCAGGCGCCAGCGGCAAGGCTTCAAGCTCGATCAGCGCGCCGCAGCCGCTGGCCTTCAGCACATGGCCCAGATCCGCAGCAAAGCCGTCTGAGACATCCACCGCTGCATGTGCCACACCGGCCAGTGCCTGACCGCAAGCCAGCTGCGGCTGCGGCCGGTCCAGATAGGCGCGCAAGGCCGGTGGCGCATCAGCGCCCTGTTGCAACGCCAACGCGGCCGCGCCCAGCTCACCGGCCACCACGATCACATCGCCGGGTTTTGCGCCATCACGGCGCAAGGCCTGACCCGCCGCAACATGACCGAAAGCGGTGATGCTGATGCTCAAGGGGCCGCGCGTGGTGTCGCCACCGATCAGCGCCACATCGTGCTGCGCCGCCAGCTCGAACAAACCGTCGGCCAGCCCCGCCACAAAAGCTTCATCAGCCTGCGGCAGACTCAGATTGAGCAAGAACCCCAGCGGCTGTGCGCCCATGGCGGCCAAGTCACTGAGATTGACCGCCAGGGCCTTCCAGCCGATATCCGCGGGCGCCGTGCGCACAGGGAAATGGCGTCCTTCGATCAGGGTGTCGGAACACAGGGCCAGCTCGCGTCCGGCCGGAGGCTGGATCAGTGCGGCGTCATCGCCTATACCCAGAGTGCACCATGACGGCGTCGGTTTGCCCTGAAAGTACTTCCGAATCAGCTCGAATTCGGTCACCGCGCGTGATGCAGCGCTCAGGCGCCGTGCGGGCGCAGCTCACGCGACAGCTTGTCGAGCACGCCGTTGACGTATTTGTGCGCCTGATCGGCACCGAACAGTTTTGACAGCTCGATGGCCTCGTTGATCACGATGCCCTTGGACAACTCCATCGACTCGGACAGCTCATAGGCGCCAACCAGCAGCACCGCATGCTCCATCGGATCGAGCTGATCAAGCGCGCGATCCACATGTGCGGCGATGCGCTCATTAAGCCGCGGCGCGGCCTCGATGGTGCCGAAGACCAGAGTTTCGAGCATCGCCTTGTTGGCGTTCCTGAGGTGCTCCCACTCGCTGACTTCTTGCCAGATCTGCTGCGCCGCCACCTGGTTCATCAGCCAGCGGTACACCGCCTGCACAGCGCCATAACGTGCTCCGCGACGCCCCGCAAGGCGCTTGCTCTCGCTCATCAAGCCACCGCGCGCAAAATGTTCAGCGTATCAAGTACGGCAGCCGCCGCCTCCACGCCCTTGTTTTCCTCGTTCGGCCCGGCCCGGTCCAGGGCCTGCTGCAGGTCGTAGGTGGCGAGCACGCCAAAGCCCACAGGCAAACCGTAGTTGAGGGCCACGTCGGCAATGCCGCGGGCACATTCACCGGCCACATACTCGAAATGTGCGGTATCGCCCTTGATCACCGCACCCAGGGCGATGATCCCGGCGTAGCGCTCACTTTCCGCCAGACGCCCGGCCATCAACGGGATTTCGAATGCTCCCGGCACCACGTACTGGTCGATATTTTCGGCCGGCACGCCGCGTTGGGTCAGCGTGCGCTCGGCCGCATCGACCAGCGAATCCACGATAACCGGGTTCCACTGGGTGCTGACGATCGCAAAACGATCCATGGAGAAACTGTCGGCTTGAGCCGCGATCTTGTTCATGCTGTGTACTCAGTCGGTCTGAACGTATTCGGCCACTTCCAGATCAAATCCGGAGATAGCATGCATGCGCTTGGGCGCCGACAACACCCGCATCTTACGCACATTGAGATCCATCAGAATCTGGGCGCCGATGCCGTAGGTGCGCAGATCAGCCACTTCTTCTTCGTCGGTAACCGGCTCGCTGGCCGACAGATGCATGATGTTCTTGACCAGAGCCTGCGGGGTTTCCCATTTGCGCAGCACTACAACCACGCCCTCGCCGGCCTCGGCGACGGTCTTCAGCGCGTTGTCCAGCGGCCAACCGAAGTCTTCGTGCTGGATACCCAGCACGTCAGACAAGGTATTGCGCAGATGTACGCGCACCAGTGTCGGCCGCTCCGGATCGATGTCGCCCTTGACCAGCGCCATATGCACGGTGTTGTCGACCGAATCTTCGTAGGCCACCAGCTTGAACGCGCCGTGGCGGGTGTTGACCACCGACTCGCAGACTCGCTCCACCGAATGTTCGTTCTGCAGACGGTAGCGAATCAGGTCGGCAATGGTGCCCAGCTTGATGCCATGTTCGGCGGCAAACTTTTCCAGATCCGGGCGACGCGCCATGGTGCCATCTTCGTTGAGCACCTCGACGATCACCGCGGCGGCTTCCTTGCACCCGGCCAGACGGGCCAGATCGCAGCCTGCCTCGGTATGCCCGGCGCGCGCCAGCACCCCACCCGGCTCAGCCATCAGGGGGAAGATGTGACCCGGTTGAACCACGTCTTCAGGGCGCGCTTCCGGCTCCACCGCAACCCGCACGGTGCGCGCGCGGTCATGGGCGGAAATACCG
The Oceanococcus atlanticus DNA segment above includes these coding regions:
- the ribBA gene encoding bifunctional 3,4-dihydroxy-2-butanone-4-phosphate synthase/GTP cyclohydrolase II produces the protein MDRIEDIIEDMRQGRMVILMDDEDRENEGDIVMAAEFVRPEDINFMARYARGLICLTLTRDRCRQLRLPLMVNDNAAAHGTNFTVSIEAAEGVTTGISAHDRARTVRVAVEPEARPEDVVQPGHIFPLMAEPGGVLARAGHTEAGCDLARLAGCKEAAAVIVEVLNEDGTMARRPDLEKFAAEHGIKLGTIADLIRYRLQNEHSVERVCESVVNTRHGAFKLVAYEDSVDNTVHMALVKGDIDPERPTLVRVHLRNTLSDVLGIQHEDFGWPLDNALKTVAEAGEGVVVVLRKWETPQALVKNIMHLSASEPVTDEEEVADLRTYGIGAQILMDLNVRKMRVLSAPKRMHAISGFDLEVAEYVQTD
- the ribH gene encoding 6,7-dimethyl-8-ribityllumazine synthase encodes the protein MNKIAAQADSFSMDRFAIVSTQWNPVIVDSLVDAAERTLTQRGVPAENIDQYVVPGAFEIPLMAGRLAESERYAGIIALGAVIKGDTAHFEYVAGECARGIADVALNYGLPVGFGVLATYDLQQALDRAGPNEENKGVEAAAAVLDTLNILRAVA
- the nusB gene encoding transcription antitermination factor NusB — encoded protein: MSESKRLAGRRGARYGAVQAVYRWLMNQVAAQQIWQEVSEWEHLRNANKAMLETLVFGTIEAAPRLNERIAAHVDRALDQLDPMEHAVLLVGAYELSESMELSKGIVINEAIELSKLFGADQAHKYVNGVLDKLSRELRPHGA
- the thiL gene encoding thiamine-phosphate kinase: MTEFELIRKYFQGKPTPSWCTLGIGDDAALIQPPAGRELALCSDTLIEGRHFPVRTAPADIGWKALAVNLSDLAAMGAQPLGFLLNLSLPQADEAFVAGLADGLFELAAQHDVALIGGDTTRGPLSISITAFGHVAAGQALRRDGAKPGDVIVVAGELGAAALALQQGADAPPALRAYLDRPQPQLACGQALAGVAHAAVDVSDGFAADLGHVLKASGCGALIELEALPLAPALRALPPGEAQTLALHGGDDYALVATLAPAAWASLQGRHAGLCAVGQIQHEGGLVGRDGQGKLNPVPLTGYSHF